In one Dermochelys coriacea isolate rDerCor1 chromosome 20, rDerCor1.pri.v4, whole genome shotgun sequence genomic region, the following are encoded:
- the STAT6 gene encoding signal transducer and activator of transcription 6 isoform X2, whose product MSLWSLVSHMPPEHFTGLFGEFPRDLRSLLADWLENQPWEFITGTDSFCTSAAGALLSAMVEKVRGLTSGNEQQCQVLQHISNLENTYRRDLLRLVAVVKGILEGERAALLKQDRHLPLSFHRRQEELKFGLDLQRLQHRVGEIKALQERWNQMGDGTRACRQTNLQESQLKTDGKLQGNDLPALVLEAMKELEGAKLQVLKRLHIWKRQQQLAGNGAVFEENLAPLQKRCENLVDIYFQLQQQVVAVGGELGSDLLSQLLERLNKVLSALVESSFLVEKQPPQVLKTQTKFQASVRFLLGPRLLQPSAKPFMVKADMVTEKQARELALGGYGTPLSESTGEIVHNTVALEISSTSATSCATFKNMLLKKIKRCERKGSESVTEEKCAVLFSTDITLGPGNLAFHLQALSLPIVVIVHGNQDNNAKATVLWDNAFSELERVPFVVAERVPWEKMCETLNLRFMAEVQTSKGLLPEHYFFLAQKIFNNSSASPEDFHNRSVSWAQFNKEILPGRGFTFWQWFDGVLDLTKRCLKSYWSDRLIIGFISKQYVSKLLGPEPDGTFLLRFSDSEIGGITIAHVIRGQDGSSQVENIQPFSAKDLHIRSLGDRIRDLGQLRNLYPNQPKDQAFGSHYNKEQMGKDGRGYVSTAIKMTVESERDQKLPPQESPQAVPPPAPTNVYSLPGQPPEQPMDHLHQVLAPDMCSSAFPAQMVLPQFHTPEEVSMSMGIPSASPFHRDLLPYGYLPGDLILDDLSPNPMDEEMPEIAPFSPTRHVSPFRPLLPAPPQLLATSLGNNVDLPSEDEITQLLYEAQMEEGLQPPSYGDPMANPSW is encoded by the exons ATGTCCCTGTGGAGCCTCGTCTCGCACATGCCTCCGGAGCACTTCACTGGCCTCTTCGGGGAGTTCCCACGTGACCTGCGGAGCCTGCTGGCTGACTGGCTGGAAAACCAGCCATG GGAGTTCATCACCGGCACCGACTCCTTCTGCACCAGTGCGGCCGGCGCGCTGCTCTCCGCCATGGTGGAAAAGGTCCGTGGCCTTACCAGTGGCAACGAGCAGCAGTGTCAGGTCCTCCAGCACATCAGTAACCTGGAG AATACGTATCGCAGAGACCTGCTGAGGCTGGTGGCAGTCGTGAAAGGAATTCTGGAGGGCGAGAGAGCAGCCTTGCTCAAACAG GATCGCCACCTGCCGCTCAGCTTCCACCGCAGGCAGGAGGAACTGAAGTTTGGGCTGGAcctgcagaggctccagcacCGAGTCGGGGAGATCAAGGCGCTCCAGGAACGGTGGAATCAGATGGGAGATGGGACCAGag cctgcCGGCAGACAAATCTGCAGGAGTCCCAGCTGAAGACAGATGGGAAACTCCAGGGGAAC GATCTGCCTGCTCTCGTCCTGGAGGCCATGAAGGAGCTGGAAGGTGCCAAGCTACAGGTGCTGAAGAGGCTCCACATCTGGaagcggcagcagcagctggcgggGAATGGGGCTGTCTTCGAGGAGAACCTGGCTCCGCTCCAGAAGAG GTGCGAGAATCTGGTGGACATTTAtttccagctgcagcagcaggtggtGGCAGTCGGCGGGGAGCTGGGCTCCGACCTgctctcccagctcctggagcggctcaacaaggtgctgagtgccctggTTGAAAG ctccttccTCGTGGAGAAGCAGCCACCACAGGTGCTTAAGACCCAGACCAAGTTCCAGGCCAGTGTACGTTTCCTGCTGGGCCCCCGGCTGCTCCAGCCCTCGGCGAAGCCCTTCATGGTCAAAGCTGACATGGTGACGGAGAAGCAGGCCCGGGAGCTGGCACTCGGTGGCTATGGCACCCCGCTCAG tgaAAGCACGGGGGAGATCGTGCACAATACGGTTGCCCTGGAGATCAGCTCCACCAGCGCCACGTCCTGCGCCACCTTCAAGAACATG CTGCTGAAGAAGATCAAGCGCTGCGAACGCAAGGGCTCCGAGTCGGTAACGGAGGAGAAATGCGCCGTGCTCTTCAGCACCGATATCACCTTGGGTCCCGGCAACCTGGCCTTCCACCTGCAG GCCCTGTCTCTGCCAATTGTGGTCATTGTGCACGGGAACCAAGACAACAACGCCAAGGCTACTGTGCTGTGGGACAACGCCTTCTCCGAGCTC GAGCGGGTCCCATTTGTGGTGGCCGAGCGGGTACCCTGGGAGAAGATGTGCGAGACCCTCAACCTGCGGTTCATGGCGGAGGTGCAGACCAGCAAGGGACTGCTGCCGGAGCATTACTTCTTCCTGGCCCAGAAAATCTTCAACAACAGCAGTGCCAGCCCCGAGGACTTCCACAACCGCAGCGTCTCCTGGGCCCAATTCAACAag GAGATCCTGCCTGGCCGGGGATTCACCTTCTGGCAGTGGTTTGACGGGGTCCTCGACCTCACCAAGAGGTGCCTCAAAAGCTATTGGTCGGACAG GCTCATCATCGGCTTCATCAGCAAGCAGTACGTCAGCAAGCTGCTGGGCCCGGAGCCCGACGGGACCTTTCTGCTGCGCTTCAGCGACTCGGAGATTGGCGGCATCACCATCGCCCACGTCATCCGTGGCCAGGATG gctccagccaggtggaGAACATCCAGCCCTTCTCCGCCAAGGACCTCCACATCCGCTCCCTGGGCGACCGTATCCGAGACCTGGGCCAGCTCCGGAACCTGTATCCCAACCAGCCCAAGGACCAGGCGTTCGGGAGCCACTACAACA AGGAGCAGATGGGGAAGGACGGCAGAGGCTATGTCTCCACTGCCATCAAGATGACAGTGGAAAGTGAAAG GGATCAGAAGCTGCCCCCCCAGGAGTCTCCCCAAGctgtcccaccccctgcccctacGAACGTATACAGCTTGCCGGGGCAACCGCCCGAGCAGCCCATGGACCACCTGCACCAGGTGCTGGCGCCCGACATGTG cTCTTCTGCGTTCCCTGCCCAGATGGTCCTGCCCCAGTTCCACACCCCGGAGGAGGTCAGCATGAGCATGGGCATCCCCAGTGCCTCCCCTTTCCACAG GGATTTGCTGCCCTACGGGTACTTGCCAGGGGACCTCATCCTGGACGACCTGTCTCCCAACCCCATGGACGAGGAGATGCCGGAAATCGCCCCCTTCTCGCCCACTCGCCACGTCTCACCCTTCAGGCCCCTCCTGccggcccctccccagctgctggcGACGAG TTTGGGCAACAACGTGGACTTGCCCTCGGAGGACGAGATCACCCAGCTCTTGTACGAGGCCCAGATGGAGGAggggctccagccccccagctACGGCGACCCCATGGCCAACCCCAGCTGGTGA
- the STAT6 gene encoding signal transducer and activator of transcription 6 isoform X4: protein MSLWSLVSHMPPEHFTGLFGEFPRDLRSLLADWLENQPWEFITGTDSFCTSAAGALLSAMVEKVRGLTSGNEQQCQVLQHISNLENTYRRDLLRLVAVVKGILEGERAALLKQDRHLPLSFHRRQEELKFGLDLQRLQHRVGEIKALQERWNQMGDGTRACRQTNLQESQLKTDGKLQGNDLPALVLEAMKELEGAKLQVLKRLHIWKRQQQLAGNGAVFEENLAPLQKRCENLVDIYFQLQQQVVAVGGELGSDLLSQLLERLNKVLSALVESSFLVEKQPPQVLKTQTKFQASVRFLLGPRLLQPSAKPFMVKADMVTEKQARELALGGYGTPLSESTGEIVHNTVALEISSTSATSCATFKNMLLKKIKRCERKGSESVTEEKCAVLFSTDITLGPGNLAFHLQALSLPIVVIVHGNQDNNAKATVLWDNAFSELERVPFVVAERVPWEKMCETLNLRFMAEVQTSKGLLPEHYFFLAQKIFNNSSASPEDFHNRSVSWAQFNKEILPGRGFTFWQWFDGVLDLTKRCLKSYWSDRLIIGFISKQYVSKLLGPEPDGTFLLRFSDSEIGGITIAHVIRGQDGSSQVENIQPFSAKDLHIRSLGDRIRDLGQLRNLYPNQPKDQAFGSHYNKEQMGKDGRGYVSTAIKMTVESESSSAFPAQMVLPQFHTPEEVSMSMGIPSASPFHRDLLPYGYLPGDLILDDLSPNPMDEEMPEIAPFSPTRHVSPFRPLLPAPPQLLATSLGNNVDLPSEDEITQLLYEAQMEEGLQPPSYGDPMANPSW from the exons ATGTCCCTGTGGAGCCTCGTCTCGCACATGCCTCCGGAGCACTTCACTGGCCTCTTCGGGGAGTTCCCACGTGACCTGCGGAGCCTGCTGGCTGACTGGCTGGAAAACCAGCCATG GGAGTTCATCACCGGCACCGACTCCTTCTGCACCAGTGCGGCCGGCGCGCTGCTCTCCGCCATGGTGGAAAAGGTCCGTGGCCTTACCAGTGGCAACGAGCAGCAGTGTCAGGTCCTCCAGCACATCAGTAACCTGGAG AATACGTATCGCAGAGACCTGCTGAGGCTGGTGGCAGTCGTGAAAGGAATTCTGGAGGGCGAGAGAGCAGCCTTGCTCAAACAG GATCGCCACCTGCCGCTCAGCTTCCACCGCAGGCAGGAGGAACTGAAGTTTGGGCTGGAcctgcagaggctccagcacCGAGTCGGGGAGATCAAGGCGCTCCAGGAACGGTGGAATCAGATGGGAGATGGGACCAGag cctgcCGGCAGACAAATCTGCAGGAGTCCCAGCTGAAGACAGATGGGAAACTCCAGGGGAAC GATCTGCCTGCTCTCGTCCTGGAGGCCATGAAGGAGCTGGAAGGTGCCAAGCTACAGGTGCTGAAGAGGCTCCACATCTGGaagcggcagcagcagctggcgggGAATGGGGCTGTCTTCGAGGAGAACCTGGCTCCGCTCCAGAAGAG GTGCGAGAATCTGGTGGACATTTAtttccagctgcagcagcaggtggtGGCAGTCGGCGGGGAGCTGGGCTCCGACCTgctctcccagctcctggagcggctcaacaaggtgctgagtgccctggTTGAAAG ctccttccTCGTGGAGAAGCAGCCACCACAGGTGCTTAAGACCCAGACCAAGTTCCAGGCCAGTGTACGTTTCCTGCTGGGCCCCCGGCTGCTCCAGCCCTCGGCGAAGCCCTTCATGGTCAAAGCTGACATGGTGACGGAGAAGCAGGCCCGGGAGCTGGCACTCGGTGGCTATGGCACCCCGCTCAG tgaAAGCACGGGGGAGATCGTGCACAATACGGTTGCCCTGGAGATCAGCTCCACCAGCGCCACGTCCTGCGCCACCTTCAAGAACATG CTGCTGAAGAAGATCAAGCGCTGCGAACGCAAGGGCTCCGAGTCGGTAACGGAGGAGAAATGCGCCGTGCTCTTCAGCACCGATATCACCTTGGGTCCCGGCAACCTGGCCTTCCACCTGCAG GCCCTGTCTCTGCCAATTGTGGTCATTGTGCACGGGAACCAAGACAACAACGCCAAGGCTACTGTGCTGTGGGACAACGCCTTCTCCGAGCTC GAGCGGGTCCCATTTGTGGTGGCCGAGCGGGTACCCTGGGAGAAGATGTGCGAGACCCTCAACCTGCGGTTCATGGCGGAGGTGCAGACCAGCAAGGGACTGCTGCCGGAGCATTACTTCTTCCTGGCCCAGAAAATCTTCAACAACAGCAGTGCCAGCCCCGAGGACTTCCACAACCGCAGCGTCTCCTGGGCCCAATTCAACAag GAGATCCTGCCTGGCCGGGGATTCACCTTCTGGCAGTGGTTTGACGGGGTCCTCGACCTCACCAAGAGGTGCCTCAAAAGCTATTGGTCGGACAG GCTCATCATCGGCTTCATCAGCAAGCAGTACGTCAGCAAGCTGCTGGGCCCGGAGCCCGACGGGACCTTTCTGCTGCGCTTCAGCGACTCGGAGATTGGCGGCATCACCATCGCCCACGTCATCCGTGGCCAGGATG gctccagccaggtggaGAACATCCAGCCCTTCTCCGCCAAGGACCTCCACATCCGCTCCCTGGGCGACCGTATCCGAGACCTGGGCCAGCTCCGGAACCTGTATCCCAACCAGCCCAAGGACCAGGCGTTCGGGAGCCACTACAACA AGGAGCAGATGGGGAAGGACGGCAGAGGCTATGTCTCCACTGCCATCAAGATGACAGTGGAAAGTGAAAG cTCTTCTGCGTTCCCTGCCCAGATGGTCCTGCCCCAGTTCCACACCCCGGAGGAGGTCAGCATGAGCATGGGCATCCCCAGTGCCTCCCCTTTCCACAG GGATTTGCTGCCCTACGGGTACTTGCCAGGGGACCTCATCCTGGACGACCTGTCTCCCAACCCCATGGACGAGGAGATGCCGGAAATCGCCCCCTTCTCGCCCACTCGCCACGTCTCACCCTTCAGGCCCCTCCTGccggcccctccccagctgctggcGACGAG TTTGGGCAACAACGTGGACTTGCCCTCGGAGGACGAGATCACCCAGCTCTTGTACGAGGCCCAGATGGAGGAggggctccagccccccagctACGGCGACCCCATGGCCAACCCCAGCTGGTGA
- the STAT6 gene encoding signal transducer and activator of transcription 6 isoform X3 — protein sequence MSLWSLVSHMPPEHFTGLFGEFPRDLRSLLADWLENQPWEFITGTDSFCTSAAGALLSAMVEKVRGLTSGNEQQCQVLQHISNLENTYRRDLLRLVAVVKGILEGERAALLKQDRHLPLSFHRRQEELKFGLDLQRLQHRVGEIKALQERWNQMGDGTRACRQTNLQESQLKTDGKLQGNDLPALVLEAMKELEGAKLQVLKRLHIWKRQQQLAGNGAVFEENLAPLQKRCENLVDIYFQLQQQVVAVGGELGSDLLSQLLERLNKVLSALVESSFLVEKQPPQVLKTQTKFQASVRFLLGPRLLQPSAKPFMVKADMVTEKQARELALGGYGTPLSESTGEIVHNTVALEISSTSATSCATFKNMLLKKIKRCERKGSESVTEEKCAVLFSTDITLGPGNLAFHLQALSLPIVVIVHGNQDNNAKATVLWDNAFSELERVPFVVAERVPWEKMCETLNLRFMAEVQTSKGLLPEHYFFLAQKIFNNSSASPEDFHNRSVSWAQFNKEILPGRGFTFWQWFDGVLDLTKRCLKSYWSDRLIIGFISKQYVSKLLGPEPDGTFLLRFSDSEIGGITIAHVIRGQDGSSQVENIQPFSAKDLHIRSLGDRIRDLGQLRNLYPNQPKDQAFGSHYNKEQMGKDGRGYVSTAIKMTVESESSSAFPAQMVLPQFHTPEEVSMSMGIPSASPFHSPPTLLPAPVSTPATALPLGPNVAFSCQPLSPDLLPYGYLPGDLILDDLSPNPMDEEMPEIAPFSPTRHVSPFRPLLPAPPQLLATSLGNNVDLPSEDEITQLLYEAQMEEGLQPPSYGDPMANPSW from the exons ATGTCCCTGTGGAGCCTCGTCTCGCACATGCCTCCGGAGCACTTCACTGGCCTCTTCGGGGAGTTCCCACGTGACCTGCGGAGCCTGCTGGCTGACTGGCTGGAAAACCAGCCATG GGAGTTCATCACCGGCACCGACTCCTTCTGCACCAGTGCGGCCGGCGCGCTGCTCTCCGCCATGGTGGAAAAGGTCCGTGGCCTTACCAGTGGCAACGAGCAGCAGTGTCAGGTCCTCCAGCACATCAGTAACCTGGAG AATACGTATCGCAGAGACCTGCTGAGGCTGGTGGCAGTCGTGAAAGGAATTCTGGAGGGCGAGAGAGCAGCCTTGCTCAAACAG GATCGCCACCTGCCGCTCAGCTTCCACCGCAGGCAGGAGGAACTGAAGTTTGGGCTGGAcctgcagaggctccagcacCGAGTCGGGGAGATCAAGGCGCTCCAGGAACGGTGGAATCAGATGGGAGATGGGACCAGag cctgcCGGCAGACAAATCTGCAGGAGTCCCAGCTGAAGACAGATGGGAAACTCCAGGGGAAC GATCTGCCTGCTCTCGTCCTGGAGGCCATGAAGGAGCTGGAAGGTGCCAAGCTACAGGTGCTGAAGAGGCTCCACATCTGGaagcggcagcagcagctggcgggGAATGGGGCTGTCTTCGAGGAGAACCTGGCTCCGCTCCAGAAGAG GTGCGAGAATCTGGTGGACATTTAtttccagctgcagcagcaggtggtGGCAGTCGGCGGGGAGCTGGGCTCCGACCTgctctcccagctcctggagcggctcaacaaggtgctgagtgccctggTTGAAAG ctccttccTCGTGGAGAAGCAGCCACCACAGGTGCTTAAGACCCAGACCAAGTTCCAGGCCAGTGTACGTTTCCTGCTGGGCCCCCGGCTGCTCCAGCCCTCGGCGAAGCCCTTCATGGTCAAAGCTGACATGGTGACGGAGAAGCAGGCCCGGGAGCTGGCACTCGGTGGCTATGGCACCCCGCTCAG tgaAAGCACGGGGGAGATCGTGCACAATACGGTTGCCCTGGAGATCAGCTCCACCAGCGCCACGTCCTGCGCCACCTTCAAGAACATG CTGCTGAAGAAGATCAAGCGCTGCGAACGCAAGGGCTCCGAGTCGGTAACGGAGGAGAAATGCGCCGTGCTCTTCAGCACCGATATCACCTTGGGTCCCGGCAACCTGGCCTTCCACCTGCAG GCCCTGTCTCTGCCAATTGTGGTCATTGTGCACGGGAACCAAGACAACAACGCCAAGGCTACTGTGCTGTGGGACAACGCCTTCTCCGAGCTC GAGCGGGTCCCATTTGTGGTGGCCGAGCGGGTACCCTGGGAGAAGATGTGCGAGACCCTCAACCTGCGGTTCATGGCGGAGGTGCAGACCAGCAAGGGACTGCTGCCGGAGCATTACTTCTTCCTGGCCCAGAAAATCTTCAACAACAGCAGTGCCAGCCCCGAGGACTTCCACAACCGCAGCGTCTCCTGGGCCCAATTCAACAag GAGATCCTGCCTGGCCGGGGATTCACCTTCTGGCAGTGGTTTGACGGGGTCCTCGACCTCACCAAGAGGTGCCTCAAAAGCTATTGGTCGGACAG GCTCATCATCGGCTTCATCAGCAAGCAGTACGTCAGCAAGCTGCTGGGCCCGGAGCCCGACGGGACCTTTCTGCTGCGCTTCAGCGACTCGGAGATTGGCGGCATCACCATCGCCCACGTCATCCGTGGCCAGGATG gctccagccaggtggaGAACATCCAGCCCTTCTCCGCCAAGGACCTCCACATCCGCTCCCTGGGCGACCGTATCCGAGACCTGGGCCAGCTCCGGAACCTGTATCCCAACCAGCCCAAGGACCAGGCGTTCGGGAGCCACTACAACA AGGAGCAGATGGGGAAGGACGGCAGAGGCTATGTCTCCACTGCCATCAAGATGACAGTGGAAAGTGAAAG cTCTTCTGCGTTCCCTGCCCAGATGGTCCTGCCCCAGTTCCACACCCCGGAGGAGGTCAGCATGAGCATGGGCATCCCCAGTGCCTCCCCTTTCCACAG CCCCCCGACGCTCCTCCCAGCGCCCGTGAGCACCCCAGCCACCGCACTGCCCCTCGGCCCCAACGTCGCCTTCAGCTGCCAGCCTCTGTCGCC GGATTTGCTGCCCTACGGGTACTTGCCAGGGGACCTCATCCTGGACGACCTGTCTCCCAACCCCATGGACGAGGAGATGCCGGAAATCGCCCCCTTCTCGCCCACTCGCCACGTCTCACCCTTCAGGCCCCTCCTGccggcccctccccagctgctggcGACGAG TTTGGGCAACAACGTGGACTTGCCCTCGGAGGACGAGATCACCCAGCTCTTGTACGAGGCCCAGATGGAGGAggggctccagccccccagctACGGCGACCCCATGGCCAACCCCAGCTGGTGA
- the STAT6 gene encoding signal transducer and activator of transcription 6 isoform X1 has protein sequence MSLWSLVSHMPPEHFTGLFGEFPRDLRSLLADWLENQPWEFITGTDSFCTSAAGALLSAMVEKVRGLTSGNEQQCQVLQHISNLENTYRRDLLRLVAVVKGILEGERAALLKQDRHLPLSFHRRQEELKFGLDLQRLQHRVGEIKALQERWNQMGDGTRACRQTNLQESQLKTDGKLQGNDLPALVLEAMKELEGAKLQVLKRLHIWKRQQQLAGNGAVFEENLAPLQKRCENLVDIYFQLQQQVVAVGGELGSDLLSQLLERLNKVLSALVESSFLVEKQPPQVLKTQTKFQASVRFLLGPRLLQPSAKPFMVKADMVTEKQARELALGGYGTPLSESTGEIVHNTVALEISSTSATSCATFKNMLLKKIKRCERKGSESVTEEKCAVLFSTDITLGPGNLAFHLQALSLPIVVIVHGNQDNNAKATVLWDNAFSELERVPFVVAERVPWEKMCETLNLRFMAEVQTSKGLLPEHYFFLAQKIFNNSSASPEDFHNRSVSWAQFNKEILPGRGFTFWQWFDGVLDLTKRCLKSYWSDRLIIGFISKQYVSKLLGPEPDGTFLLRFSDSEIGGITIAHVIRGQDGSSQVENIQPFSAKDLHIRSLGDRIRDLGQLRNLYPNQPKDQAFGSHYNKEQMGKDGRGYVSTAIKMTVESERDQKLPPQESPQAVPPPAPTNVYSLPGQPPEQPMDHLHQVLAPDMCSSAFPAQMVLPQFHTPEEVSMSMGIPSASPFHSPPTLLPAPVSTPATALPLGPNVAFSCQPLSPDLLPYGYLPGDLILDDLSPNPMDEEMPEIAPFSPTRHVSPFRPLLPAPPQLLATSLGNNVDLPSEDEITQLLYEAQMEEGLQPPSYGDPMANPSW, from the exons ATGTCCCTGTGGAGCCTCGTCTCGCACATGCCTCCGGAGCACTTCACTGGCCTCTTCGGGGAGTTCCCACGTGACCTGCGGAGCCTGCTGGCTGACTGGCTGGAAAACCAGCCATG GGAGTTCATCACCGGCACCGACTCCTTCTGCACCAGTGCGGCCGGCGCGCTGCTCTCCGCCATGGTGGAAAAGGTCCGTGGCCTTACCAGTGGCAACGAGCAGCAGTGTCAGGTCCTCCAGCACATCAGTAACCTGGAG AATACGTATCGCAGAGACCTGCTGAGGCTGGTGGCAGTCGTGAAAGGAATTCTGGAGGGCGAGAGAGCAGCCTTGCTCAAACAG GATCGCCACCTGCCGCTCAGCTTCCACCGCAGGCAGGAGGAACTGAAGTTTGGGCTGGAcctgcagaggctccagcacCGAGTCGGGGAGATCAAGGCGCTCCAGGAACGGTGGAATCAGATGGGAGATGGGACCAGag cctgcCGGCAGACAAATCTGCAGGAGTCCCAGCTGAAGACAGATGGGAAACTCCAGGGGAAC GATCTGCCTGCTCTCGTCCTGGAGGCCATGAAGGAGCTGGAAGGTGCCAAGCTACAGGTGCTGAAGAGGCTCCACATCTGGaagcggcagcagcagctggcgggGAATGGGGCTGTCTTCGAGGAGAACCTGGCTCCGCTCCAGAAGAG GTGCGAGAATCTGGTGGACATTTAtttccagctgcagcagcaggtggtGGCAGTCGGCGGGGAGCTGGGCTCCGACCTgctctcccagctcctggagcggctcaacaaggtgctgagtgccctggTTGAAAG ctccttccTCGTGGAGAAGCAGCCACCACAGGTGCTTAAGACCCAGACCAAGTTCCAGGCCAGTGTACGTTTCCTGCTGGGCCCCCGGCTGCTCCAGCCCTCGGCGAAGCCCTTCATGGTCAAAGCTGACATGGTGACGGAGAAGCAGGCCCGGGAGCTGGCACTCGGTGGCTATGGCACCCCGCTCAG tgaAAGCACGGGGGAGATCGTGCACAATACGGTTGCCCTGGAGATCAGCTCCACCAGCGCCACGTCCTGCGCCACCTTCAAGAACATG CTGCTGAAGAAGATCAAGCGCTGCGAACGCAAGGGCTCCGAGTCGGTAACGGAGGAGAAATGCGCCGTGCTCTTCAGCACCGATATCACCTTGGGTCCCGGCAACCTGGCCTTCCACCTGCAG GCCCTGTCTCTGCCAATTGTGGTCATTGTGCACGGGAACCAAGACAACAACGCCAAGGCTACTGTGCTGTGGGACAACGCCTTCTCCGAGCTC GAGCGGGTCCCATTTGTGGTGGCCGAGCGGGTACCCTGGGAGAAGATGTGCGAGACCCTCAACCTGCGGTTCATGGCGGAGGTGCAGACCAGCAAGGGACTGCTGCCGGAGCATTACTTCTTCCTGGCCCAGAAAATCTTCAACAACAGCAGTGCCAGCCCCGAGGACTTCCACAACCGCAGCGTCTCCTGGGCCCAATTCAACAag GAGATCCTGCCTGGCCGGGGATTCACCTTCTGGCAGTGGTTTGACGGGGTCCTCGACCTCACCAAGAGGTGCCTCAAAAGCTATTGGTCGGACAG GCTCATCATCGGCTTCATCAGCAAGCAGTACGTCAGCAAGCTGCTGGGCCCGGAGCCCGACGGGACCTTTCTGCTGCGCTTCAGCGACTCGGAGATTGGCGGCATCACCATCGCCCACGTCATCCGTGGCCAGGATG gctccagccaggtggaGAACATCCAGCCCTTCTCCGCCAAGGACCTCCACATCCGCTCCCTGGGCGACCGTATCCGAGACCTGGGCCAGCTCCGGAACCTGTATCCCAACCAGCCCAAGGACCAGGCGTTCGGGAGCCACTACAACA AGGAGCAGATGGGGAAGGACGGCAGAGGCTATGTCTCCACTGCCATCAAGATGACAGTGGAAAGTGAAAG GGATCAGAAGCTGCCCCCCCAGGAGTCTCCCCAAGctgtcccaccccctgcccctacGAACGTATACAGCTTGCCGGGGCAACCGCCCGAGCAGCCCATGGACCACCTGCACCAGGTGCTGGCGCCCGACATGTG cTCTTCTGCGTTCCCTGCCCAGATGGTCCTGCCCCAGTTCCACACCCCGGAGGAGGTCAGCATGAGCATGGGCATCCCCAGTGCCTCCCCTTTCCACAG CCCCCCGACGCTCCTCCCAGCGCCCGTGAGCACCCCAGCCACCGCACTGCCCCTCGGCCCCAACGTCGCCTTCAGCTGCCAGCCTCTGTCGCC GGATTTGCTGCCCTACGGGTACTTGCCAGGGGACCTCATCCTGGACGACCTGTCTCCCAACCCCATGGACGAGGAGATGCCGGAAATCGCCCCCTTCTCGCCCACTCGCCACGTCTCACCCTTCAGGCCCCTCCTGccggcccctccccagctgctggcGACGAG TTTGGGCAACAACGTGGACTTGCCCTCGGAGGACGAGATCACCCAGCTCTTGTACGAGGCCCAGATGGAGGAggggctccagccccccagctACGGCGACCCCATGGCCAACCCCAGCTGGTGA